From the genome of Candidatus Krumholzibacteriia bacterium:
CTCGCCGCGGGGGTCGAGCGCGATCCCGCCCCTCTTCACGACCGCGTCGGCCAGCGGGATGTCGGCGGTCACCACGAGATCCCCGGAGCGCATGGACCGGACGATGTGCCCGTCGGCGACGTCGGCCCCCGGGTTCACCTGTTGCAGGCGCACGTAGCGCGACGACGGCACCCGCAGGCGCTTGTTGGCCACCAGCACCAACGGGTGGTGCGTCCGCTCGGCGGCCCGGAACAGGATGTCGCGGATCGCTCCGGGCAGGGCGTCGGCGTCGGCCCAGATCGTGAACTCACTCGCGGCCACGGAGCTTCGCCAACAGCCGGAGCATCTCGAGGTACAACCAGATCAACGTGACCATGAGCCCGAAGGCGCCGTACCACTCCAGGAACTTCGGGGCACCGCGCTCGGCCCCGGTCTCGATGAAGTCGAAGTCGAGCACGAGATTCAGCGCGGCGATCACCACGACGAACAGGCTGAAGCCGATCCCGATGATCCCGCTCTCGTGGATGAAGGGGATCGAGGTGCCGAAGAAGCCGAGCACGAAGGACACCATGTAGATCACGAAGATGCCGCCCGTGGCGGCGGCGACGCCGAGCTTGAAGTTCTCGGTGGCCCGGATCAAGCCCGAACGGTAGGCGAGCAGCAGGCAGAGTGCGGTTCCGAACGTGAGCCCGACGGCCTGGATCACGATGCCGGGGAACTGTGCTTCGAAGATCGCCGAGATCCCACCCAGTGCCAGCCCCTGGAAGAGAGCGTAGGCCGGCGCGGTGTACATGGCCCAGTGCTTCTTGAACACCGTGGCCAGTGCGGTCACCAGTCCGCCGATGATCCCGCCGATCATCCAGGGCTGCACCTGCGGCAGGGTGCGCGCGATCGATTCCTGGGAGGAGGCGTCGAACTTCGACCACGTGAAGTTCGCCGTGAGCAGCACCAGTGCCAGCAGGAGGAAGGACTTGTTGACCGTTCCGGAGATCGTCATCCGTTCGTCGGCCGCGGACGCGGGCACGTCGAAGGTGCGATCGCCGAGGACGGGATTGCCGGAACGGAGAGCGGTGCTGGCCACGGTCGGGACCTCCTGGACTCGATTCGGGGGAAGAGATCCGAAGATAGTGCAAGTACGGCGGGGCTGCCGTTGCCCTTGCCGCCGTCCGCCTTCCGGTGCAGCTTGGCCCCACCCCCCGGAGGAGACCTCGGAGTCGTGAGCGACGAACTCGATCGCCTGCGGGCGGAGATCGATCGTGTCGACGGTGGCCTGATCGAGATCCTGGCCGACAGGGCCAGGCTGACCGAACGGGTCGGCGAGACCAAGCGAGAACTCGGCCTGCCCCTCTATGTCCCCGAGCGCGAGGCCGCTCTCTTCGGCGAGCGTCGCCGACGTGCCCGTGAACGGGGGTTGGATCCCGATCTGGTGGAGGACCTCCTCCGGCGCATGATCCGGGATTCGTACTCCGCGCAGGAGAACCGATTCCCGGCCACCGGTGACCCGGAGCGGCCGGTGGTGGTGGTGGGGGGTGCCGGTGCCCTGGGCCGCTGCCTCGGGGGTCTCTTCCGCCGTTCCGGCTACACCGTCCGTGACCTCGAGAAGGGAGACTGGTCCCGGGCGTCGGAAGTCTGTGACGGTGCGCAGCTCGTCCTGGTGAGTGTCCCCATCGATCGGACGGTCGGAGTCGTCGGCGATCTCCCGCCGCTGCCGGGCGACTGCGTGCTGGCCGACGTGACGAGCGTCAAGAGCGAGCCCCTGCGCGCGATGCTGGACGCGCATGCCGGACCGGTGGTCGGCCTCCACCCCATGTTCGGTCCCGACGTGCGGAGTCTCGCGAAGCAGGTGGTGGTGGTCTGCGAGGGCCGGTCTTCCGATCGGTGCCGCTGGTTGCTCGACCAGTTCGTGCTCTGGGGGGCGGCCCTGCGCGAGGAGACGCCGGCGGGTCACGACCGGGCGATGGCCACGGTGCAGGCCATGCGGCACTTCACGACGCTCGTCTACGGGGCCTTCCTCGAGGAGATCGACGCCGACCTCGACGAACTCCTGCGGCTGAGCTCACCCATCTACCGCCTGGAACTCGGAATGGTCGGGCGACTCTTCGCCCAGAACCCCGAGTTGTACACCGACATCATGCTCTCGTCGGCCGAGCTCCCCGAGCTGGCCGCGACCTACCGGCAGGTCTTCGACGAGGTGAGCGCCGATCTCGAGGACGAGCGTCGGGAGAGGGTGATCGAACGCTTCGAGGGGGTGCAGCGTCATTTCGGGGAGCGGGCCGAGCGCCTCTTCCACGAGTGCGGTGACCTGCTGCGCAAGGCCCACGACGCGAGGGATCCCTCCACCGGATGAACGAAGGGCCCGGTGCGGACGCACCGGGCCCCGATCTCGCTCGGAACCGGGGGGTCGATCAGTGTTCGATCGGCTGCCTGGTGACGCCCCGGGCGAGGTCTCGGTTCATCAGGGCGATGAAGTCCACGCTGATGCCCTTCGGGCAGGCGGCTTCGCACTCGCCGTGGTTCGTGCAGTGGCCGAAACCTTCGTCGTCCATCTGCGTGACCATTTCCTGGCCGCGCTGAAGACGTTCGGGTTGGCCCTGGGGCAGCATCCCCAGGTGTGCGACCTTGGCCGCGGTGAACAGGCTGGCCGACGCGTTGGGGCAGGCCGCCACGCAGGCTCCACAGCCGATGCAGGTGGCGGCGTCGAAGGCGCGGTCGGCCACCGGCTTCTGGATCGGGATCGCGTTGGCGTCGACGACGCCACCGGTGTTCACCGACACGTAGCCCCCGGCCTCGATGATGCGATCGAAGGACGAGCGGTCGACCATGAGGTCCCGGACCACGGGGAACGCCGATGCCCGCCACGGCTCGATCCAGAGTTCGTCGCCGTCGGAGAACGAGCGCATGTGGAGTTGGCACGTGGTCGTCATCTTCTTCGGCCCGTGCGGCGATCCGTTGATCACCATGCCACAGGTTCCGCAGATTCCCTCGCGGCAGTCGTGGTCGAAGGTGACCGGTTCCTCGCCCCGCTCCTGCAGGTCCTCGTTGAGGACGTCGAGCATCTCGAGGAAGGACATGTCGGGCGAGACGTCGTCGAGCTGGTAGTCGTGGAACTTCCCGGGTGCTCCGGGGCCGTCCTGACGCCAGATGTGCAACTTCAGCTTCATCACTTGTAGCTCCGGGTTGCGAGTTCGACGTTCTCGAATTCCAGCCATTCCTTGTGCAGCGTTGGCGTCTCGCTCACGCCCTGGAACTCCCAGGCGGAGACGTAGGCGTAGTCGTCGTCGTTGCGCTTGGCCTCGCCGTCGTCGGTCTGGTGCTCCTCGCGGAAGTGACCGCCGCAGCTCTCCTCGCGGTCCAGGGCGTCCAGGCACA
Proteins encoded in this window:
- a CDS encoding YaiI/YqxD family protein, which gives rise to MAASEFTIWADADALPGAIRDILFRAAERTHHPLVLVANKRLRVPSSRYVRLQQVNPGADVADGHIVRSMRSGDLVVTADIPLADAVVKRGGIALDPRGEIYDEASIGERLAVRNLMKELREDGLATGGPPPLDARAKQDFANALDRLLRSLDRD
- a CDS encoding succinate dehydrogenase/fumarate reductase iron-sulfur subunit, giving the protein MKLKLHIWRQDGPGAPGKFHDYQLDDVSPDMSFLEMLDVLNEDLQERGEEPVTFDHDCREGICGTCGMVINGSPHGPKKMTTTCQLHMRSFSDGDELWIEPWRASAFPVVRDLMVDRSSFDRIIEAGGYVSVNTGGVVDANAIPIQKPVADRAFDAATCIGCGACVAACPNASASLFTAAKVAHLGMLPQGQPERLQRGQEMVTQMDDEGFGHCTNHGECEAACPKGISVDFIALMNRDLARGVTRQPIEH
- a CDS encoding Bax inhibitor-1/YccA family protein; the encoded protein is MPASAADERMTISGTVNKSFLLLALVLLTANFTWSKFDASSQESIARTLPQVQPWMIGGIIGGLVTALATVFKKHWAMYTAPAYALFQGLALGGISAIFEAQFPGIVIQAVGLTFGTALCLLLAYRSGLIRATENFKLGVAAATGGIFVIYMVSFVLGFFGTSIPFIHESGIIGIGFSLFVVVIAALNLVLDFDFIETGAERGAPKFLEWYGAFGLMVTLIWLYLEMLRLLAKLRGRE
- the tyrA gene encoding bifunctional chorismate mutase/prephenate dehydrogenase, which gives rise to MSDELDRLRAEIDRVDGGLIEILADRARLTERVGETKRELGLPLYVPEREAALFGERRRRARERGLDPDLVEDLLRRMIRDSYSAQENRFPATGDPERPVVVVGGAGALGRCLGGLFRRSGYTVRDLEKGDWSRASEVCDGAQLVLVSVPIDRTVGVVGDLPPLPGDCVLADVTSVKSEPLRAMLDAHAGPVVGLHPMFGPDVRSLAKQVVVVCEGRSSDRCRWLLDQFVLWGAALREETPAGHDRAMATVQAMRHFTTLVYGAFLEEIDADLDELLRLSSPIYRLELGMVGRLFAQNPELYTDIMLSSAELPELAATYRQVFDEVSADLEDERRERVIERFEGVQRHFGERAERLFHECGDLLRKAHDARDPSTG